One genomic region from Drosophila subpulchrella strain 33 F10 #4 breed RU33 chromosome 2R, RU_Dsub_v1.1 Primary Assembly, whole genome shotgun sequence encodes:
- the LOC119550945 gene encoding zinc finger Ran-binding domain-containing protein 2, which translates to MSTSNGGVAAGGAGSSGGGSVASPGDWICPDYDCRHLNFARRLQCNKCDRDRDGSDKPERDRDRDRDRGNGSSSSSSSSSKKKLGTEIGKAAADKSRGLFSAEDWQCSKCANVNWARRQTCNMCNAPKFSDVEERTGFGGGYNDRGVVEYKDRQDSDSEYDEFGRRKKRKHGEHREDSKRARRSSRDEPRREEEDDEDDDDGDDEDLSKYDLWGDEEVTSTDAKSKGAMGNGDKERKRTSRDSTSSVSSSSSSSSSSSSDSSSSSSSSSSSGGKRKHGSPRRR; encoded by the exons ATGTCCACTTCGAacgggggcgtggcagcggGCGGCGCAGGAAGCAGCGGCGGAGGAAGCGTCGCTTCCCCTGGCGATTGGATTTGCCCAGATTACGA CTGTCGCCATCTGAACTTCGCCCGCCGATTGCAGTGCAATAAATGCGACCGCGACCGCGATGGCAGTGATAAGCCGGAGCGGGATAGGGATAGGGATCGAGATCGGGGCaatggcagcagcagcagtagcagcagcTCCAGCAAGAAGAAGCTGGGCACGGAGATCGGCAAGGCGGCGGCCGACAAGTCGCGGGGCCTGTTCAGCGCCGAGGATTGGCAGTGCAGCAAGTGCGCCAATGTGAACTGGGCTCGTCGCCAAACCTGCAACATGTGCAACGCTCCCAAGTTCTCGGACGTGGAGGAGCGTACTG GATTCGGCGGTGGTTACAACGATCGCGGCGTGGTGGAGTACAAGGACCGCCAAGATTCGGACAGCGAGTACGATGAGTTTGGGCGTCGCAAGAAGCGAAAGCACGGCGAGCACCGAGAAGACTCCAAGCGGGCCAGGAGGTCCAGTCGAGATGAGCCGCGAAGGGAGGAGGAAGACGATGAGGACGATGACGATGGAGACGACGAGGATCTGTCAAAGTACGATCTCTGGGGCGACGAGGAGGTCACATCCACGGATGCCAAGAGCAAAGGGGCCATGGGCAATGGCGACAAGGAGCGCAAGCGTACTTCTCGCGACTCTACATCTTCCGTGTCCTCCTCGTCGTCGTCTAGTTCGTCCAGCTCCAGTGACTCGTCGTCGAGCAGCTCGAGTAGCTCCAGCAGCGGCGGCAAGCGAAAACACGGCTCGCCCCGCAGACGTTAG
- the LOC119550943 gene encoding cyclin-dependent kinase 9 produces the protein MAHMSHMLQQPSTSTPSNVGSSSSRTMSLMEKQKYIEDYDFPYCDESNKYEKVAKIGQGTFGEVFKAREKKGNKKFVAMKKVLMDNEKEGFPITALREIRILQLLKHENVVNLIEICRTKATATNGYRSTFYLVFDFCEHDLAGLLSNMNVKFSLGEIKKVMQQLLNGLYYIHSNKILHRDMKAANVLITKHGILKLADFGLARAFSIPKNESKNRYTNRVVTLWYRPPELLLGDRNYGPPVDMWGAGCIMAEMWTRSPIMQGNTEQQQLTFISQLCGSFTPDVWPGVEELELYKTIELPKNQKRRVKERLRPYVKDPTGCDLLDKLLTLDPKKRIDADTALNHDFFWTDPMPSDLSKMLSQHLQSMFEYLAQPRRSNQMRNYHQQLTTMNQKPQDNSMIDRVW, from the exons ATGGCGCACATGTCCCACATGCTACAGCAGCCGTCGACATCGACGCCCTCCAACGTGGGCTCCAGCTCCTCGCGCACCATGTCCCTGATGGAGAAACAGAAGTACATCGAGGACTACGACTTTCCCTACTGCGATGAGAGCAACAAATACGAGAAGGTGGCCAAAATTGGCCAGGGCACCTTCGG GGAGGTCTTCAAGGCTCGCGAGAAGAAGGGCAACAAGAAGTTTGTTGCCATGAAGAAGGTGCTGATGGACAACGAAAAGGAGGGC TTCCCCATCACGGCCCTGCGAGAGATCCGCATCCTGCAGCTGCTGAAGCACGAGAATGTGGTGAATCTGATCGAGATCTGCCGCACCAAGGCCACCGCCACAAATGGTTACAGATCCACCTTTTATTTGGTCTTTGATTTCTGCGAGCACGATTTGGCCGGCCTTCTGTCAAACATGAATGTCAAGTTCAGTCTGGGAGAGATCAAGAAGGTGATGCAGCAGCTGCTTAATGGTTTGTACTACATTCACAGCAACAAG ATCCTGCATCGTGATATGAAGGCAGCCAATGTGCTGATTACCAAACATGGCATCCTAAAACTGGCTGATTTCGGTTTGGCCCGCGCCTTCAGCATTCCAAAGAACGAGAGTAAAAATCGCTATACCAATCGTGTGGTTACCTTGTGGTACCGCCCGCCAGAGCTGCTGCTGGGCGACCGCAACTACGGTCCGCCCGTGGACATGTGGGGAGCCGGTTGCATCATGGCCGAGATGTGGACCCGCTCGCCCATCATGCAGGGCAACacggagcagcagcagctgacCTTCATCTCGCAGCTGTGCGGCTCCTTTACGCCGGACGTGTGGCCCGGAGTGGAGGAGTTAGAGCTGTACAAGACCATTGAGCTGCCAAAGAACCAGAAGCGTCGCGTCAAGGAGCGTCTACGTCCGTATGTCAAGGACCCCACCGGCTGTGATTTGCTGGACAAGCTGCTGACGCTTGACCCCAAAAAACGCATCGATGCGGACACAGCCCTCAACCACGACTTCTTCTGGACGGATCCCATGCCCAGCGACTTAAGCAAGATGCTGTCTCAGCACCTGCAGAGCATGTTCGAGTATCTGGCGCAGCCCCGTCGCAGCAATCAGATGCGCAACTATCACCAGCAATTGACCACCATGAACCAGAAGCCCCAGGACAACAGTATGATTGACCGGGTCTGGTAG
- the LOC119549953 gene encoding 40S ribosomal protein S24 gives MSGSTATIRTRKFMTNRLLARKQMVCDVLHPGLSSVNKTEIREKLAAMYKVTPDVVFAFGFRTNFGGGRSTGFALIYDTLDFAKKFEPKYRLARHGLFEQKKQTRKQRKERRNRMKKVRGTAKAKIGTGKK, from the coding sequence ATGTCCGGTTCAACCGCCACCATCCGCACCCGCAAGTTCATGACCAACCGCCTGCTCGCCAGGAAACAGATGGTCTGCGATGTCCTGCACCCTGGACTGTCGTCGGTGAACAAGACCGAGATCCGCGAGAAGCTGGCTGCCATGTACAAGGTCACCCCCGATGTGGTCTTCGCCTTCGGATTCCGCACCAACTTCGGTGGCGGCCGCTCCACGGGCTTCGCCCTCATCTACGACACCCTGGACTTCGCCAAGAAGTTCGAGCCCAAGTACCGTCTGGCCCGCCACGGTCTCTTCGAGCAGAAGAAGCAGACGCGCAAGCAGCGTAAGGAGCGCCGCAACAGGATGAAGAAGGTGCGCGGCACTGCCAAGGCCAAGATCGGCACTGGCAAGAAGTAA
- the LOC119550946 gene encoding 28S ribosomal protein S15, mitochondrial, whose protein sequence is MNKLLNIAQAGQRQFVREYAFKSDLKIKWVRPEKIACFKPEKSGDLGKLPPLNADELLPDFRDCKELEKADELVKSQFKLSNNASYLTTKFYRDEMVKEVQRHAQDFGSMEAKLAKMTAVIRRYQEHMDAHPRDKMIKVRLKELIDKRKKFLKYLRRWDYPRFEWILEKLDLVYKPPPTHFHWITRKESLQKLTDTYCENLKEERLEAYHKQLQAQQIPFLEEAIKKMQFVRQEQISCDVPVTVTEEQIADSKRQLAQLKELQQSEAAASSQKQNDDGFN, encoded by the exons ATGAATAAGCTATTGAATATAGCGCAGGCTGGGCAGCGCCAGTTTGTCCGGGAATATGCCTTCAAGTCGGATCTGAAAATCAAATGGGTGCGCCCCGAGAAGATCGCGTGCTTCAAGCCGGAGAAGAGCGGCGATCTGGGCAAGCTGCCTCCTCTGAACGCCGATGAACTGCTGCCGGACTTCAGGGACTGCAAGGAGCTGGAGAA AGCCGACGAGCTGGTTAAGTCGCAGTTCAAGCTGAGCAACAATGCCAGTTACCTGACCACAAAGTTCTATCGCGATGAGATGGTAAAGGAGGTGCAAAGGCATGCCCAGGATTTCGGGTCCATGGAGGCCAAGT TGGCTAAAATGACTGCTGTGATCCGCCGCTACCAGGAGCACATGGATGCTCATCCGCGCGATAAGATGATCAAGGTGCGTCTCAAGGAGCTCATCGACAAGCGCAAGAAGTTCCTCAAGTACCTGCGACGCTGGGACTATCCCCGTTTCGAGTGGATTCTTGAGAAGCTCGATCTGGTGTACAAACCACCGCCCACACATTTCCACTGGATCACCCGCAAGGAGTCCctgcaaaagttgaccgacaCCTACTGCGAAAACTTAAAGGAAGAGCGTCTGGAGGCCTACCACAAGCAGTTGCAGGCCCAGCAGATACCCTTCCTGGAGGAGGCCATCAAGAAGATGCAGTTCGTGCGGCAGGAGCAGATATCCTGCGATGTGCCCGTTACCGTGACCGAAGAGCAGATCGCCGACTCCAAGAGGCAACTGGCCCAACTCAAGGAGCTGCAACAGTCGGAGGCAGCCGCCAGCAGCCAGAAACAAAACGATGATGGCTTCAATTAG
- the LOC119549181 gene encoding alkylated DNA repair protein alkB homolog 8, with protein MHVEEKQQKVNNAKKADKKQRRCLAIIKSDCEVSPSDDPTTYLAILNVGLSNGLTEECLLQAAAATGGKVTQVVMLPGKSYCFLVCATVEDSERIYLAMHSISTIGQQGAVAYLSYVKELPALAGKSEWDRPLPGGLLVIPEFVSEEEESTLLKVIAEDGRTAEGSGTLKHRNVKHFGFEFLYGTNNVDPSKPLKQSIPSACDILWPRLENTASTWDWSTPDQLTVNEYEPGHGIPPHVDTHSAFLDPILSLSLQSDVVMDFRRGEEHVQVRLPRRSLLIMSGEARYDWTHGIRPKHIDVVPSGSGGLTTQCRGKRTSLTFRRLRRGACNCSYPTLCDTRLTKVPQELTASLAAQAVSLEQQNVHAVYDKIADHFSETRHTPWPQVAEFLDSFDPQSLVLDVGCGNGKYLGCNPQLLAIGCDRAQGLLAVGRRKGQNVFRCDCLSVPVRSSSIDGCISIAVIHHLATTERRLAALQEMARVLRPGGSALVYVWAKDQRKNDKKSAYLRQNKAVNKERTTEQQQRQRQQQELEQQLPNNTPLPVHTNRTEFQQQDVLVPWKTKDEQRTTYLRYYHVFEEQELEHLVSQLPEVKLIKSYYDQGNHCVIFEKISNVSL; from the coding sequence ATGCACGTTGAGGAGAAGCAGCAAAAGGTAAACAATGCCAAAAAGGCGGATAAAAAGCAGCGAAGATGTCTGGCCATCATTAAAAGCGACTGCGAGGTGTCCCCAAGTGATGACCCAACCACATACCTGGCGATCCTGAACGTGGGACTGAGCAATGGACTCACAGAGGAGTGTTTGCTCCAAGCGGCGGCCGCGACCGGTGGAAAGGTAACGCAAGTGGTCATGTTGCCGGGGAAATCGTATTGCTTTCTAGTCTGTGCCACCGTGGAGGACTCCGAGCGCATATATCTGGCCATGCACAGCATCTCCACAATAGGACAACAAGGAGCAGTGGCCTACTTGAGTTATGTGAAGGAACTACCGGCACTTGCAGGGAAAAGTGAGTGGGACAGACCTCTTCCCGGTGGACTCCTGGTGATTCCAGAGTTTGTCAGCGAAGAAGAGGAATCCACTCTGCTAAAGGTCATTGCTGAGGATGGCAGAACCGCCGAGGGTTCTGGCACTCTGAAGCATCGGAATGTCAAGCACTTTGGCTTTGAGTTCCTTTATGGCACCAATAATGTGGACCCCTCAAAGCCTCTGAAGCAATCCATACCATCAGCCTGTGATATTCTTTGGCCGCGCTTGGAAAACACCGCTTCTACTTGGGATTGGAGCACACCTGACCAGCTGACAGTGAACGAGTACGAACCCGGTCATGGAATACCTCCTCATGTGGACACACATAGCGCCTTTTTGGATCCCATTCTCTCGCTGTCCCTGCAATCCGATGTGGTGATGGATTTCCGGCGAGGAGAAGAACACGTTCAGGTCAGATTGCCGCGACGATCCCTGCTGATCATGTCCGGTGAGGCGCGATATGATTGGACGCATGGCATCAGGCCGAAGCACATTGATGTAGTGCCCAGCGGCTCAGGAGGTTTGACCACACAATGTCGCGGCAAGAGGACTTCCTTGACGTTTCGGCGCCTGCGAAGAGGTGCCTGCAACTGTTCGTACCCCACGCTTTGCGACACTCGACTAACAAAAGTGCCACAGGAGTTAACTGCCTCACTGGCTGCTCAAGCCGTCTCTTTGGAGCAACAGAATGTCCACGCGGTGTACGATAAGATCGCTGATCACTTTAGCGAAACACGGCACACACCTTGGCCACAAGTAGCGGAATTTCTGGATTCCTTTGATCCCCAATCACTGGTACTGGACGTTGGCTGCGGCAATGGCAAATATCTGGGCTGCAATCCGCAGCTCCTGGCCATTGGTTGCGACCGGGCGCAGGGATTACTCGCTGTGGGTCGTCGGAAGGGACAGAATGTCTTTCGATGCGACTGCCTCAGTGTGCCTGTGCGATCGTCCAGCATCGATGGCTGCATCAGTATAGCGGTCATTCACCACCTGGCCACTACGGAGCGTCGATTGGCCGCTCTGCAGGAAATGGCTCGAGTTCTACGACCCGGAGGCAGTGCTTTGGTTTATGTCTGGGCCAAGGATCAGCGAAAGAATGATAAGAAATCCGCTTATCTCCGGCAAAATAAAGCAGTAAATAAGGAACGCACCACCGAGCAGCAACAACGTCAGAGGCAGCAGCAGGAACTGGAGCAGCAGCTGCCCAATAATACACCACTCCCTGTGCACACCAATCGCACGGAGTTTCAGCAGCAGGACGTACTGGTGCCATGGAAGACCAAGGATGAGCAGAGGACCACATATCTGCGCTACTACCACGTCTTCGAGGAGCAGGAACTGGAGCACTTGGTGTCCCAGCTGCCAGaagttaaattaattaaaagctaCTACGACCAAGGAAATCATTGCGTAATCTTCGAGAAAATCTCGAATGTATCGTTATGA
- the LOC119550780 gene encoding UDP-glycosyltransferase UGT5 isoform X2 encodes MESQWNRWILLALFGLVLGQTSQAAKILVLFPHANEGHFAVMRTLVTELASREHIIEVYTGHGLGESLENVTETVIAEYPFWSELQKHAAPKGNLADLGRLPTENLRQSLASVGARALDHFLAQEPIQKLIKMSYLEFDFDVILVDYFYTEALLALGTLHQRPVVGIISTDFGNYMDAVQEALVPAACTPIDIERDLPQLGFSERLGNIRECIARRKGFIKDHYGGQEQLVVKYFKLQHSIPELQASQLSVLLLNSHVPLMTPKVSIQQIVPAGGLHIRGPKELPWNVKRFLDEARPGVIYVQLGNEQPCGQLAKDKLDTLFAFFSSRKEGIIWTCHDVKKLDGLPKNVMIQHAVPQIDILAHPRVKVFLTNGDLLNLQEGIVRNVPILGLPLFQHERRNMELAVRLGVGLPLEEGNVTTNSLNWAVDRLLKESHFQLTIRDVSLEFRDRPLGALASALFWVNYVARHKGGAALKTRGIGISSCHLHLFDLFVFYAGIATLVVTLLAALSYGGFYVWNKKNNSKLTKVN; translated from the exons ATG GAATCTCAATGGAATCGTTGGATCTTGCTGGCTCTTTTTGGTCTAGTGCTGGGTCAGACTTCTCAGGCAGCCAAGATCCTAGTCCTGTTTCCCCATGCCAATGAGGGTCACTTTGCGGTAATGCGAACTCTGGTGACGGAACTGGCCAGTCGAGAACACATA ATTGAAGTTTATACGGGTCATGGGTTGGGAGAATCCCTAGAAAATGTTACGGAAACGGTGATAGCTGAATATCCCTTTTGGAGCGAGT TGCAAAAACATGCGGCTCCCAAGGGAAACCTCGCAGATCTTGGTCGTCTACCCACTGAGAACCTTCGCCAGTCGTTGGCCAGCGTGGGAGCCCGTGCCCTGGATCACTTTCTCGCCCAAGAGCCCATCCAGAAATTGATTAAGATGTCCTACCTTGAGTTTGACTTTGATGTGATCCTAGTGGATTACTTCTACACAGAGGCTCTGTTGGCATTGGGGACACTTCATCAGAGGCCTGTTGTTGGGATCATTTCCACAGATTTTGGCAACTATATGGATGCTGTCCAGGAGGCACTGGTTCCCGCCGCCTGTACCCCCATCGATATTGAGCGGGATTTGCCCCAGTTGGGCTTCTCCGAGCGACTTGGAAATATCCGGGAATGTATTGCCCGCAGGAAGGGGTTCATCAAGGATCACTACGGCGGTCAGGAGCAACTGGTGGTCAAGTACTTTAAGCTGCAGCACTCCATCCCCGAACTGCAGGCCAGCCAGCTATCGGTGCTTCTGCTAAATAGTCATGTGCCCTTGATGACTCCCAAAGTTAGTATCCAGCAGATCGTTCCCGCTGGTGGTCTTCATATCCGGGGTCCTAAGGAGCTCCCCTGGAATGTGAAGCGCTTTCTGGACGAGGCGCGTCCTGGAGTTATTTACGTACAGCTGGGAAATGAACAGCCGTGTGGCCAGTTAGCCAAGGACAAACTGGATACCCTGTTTGCCTTCTTTTCCTCCCGAAAAGAGGGCATCATCTGGACCTGTCACGATGTGAAGAAGCTGGATGGTTTGCCTAAGAATGTGATGATCCAGCATGCAGTGCCGCAAATCGATATCCTGGCGCATCCAAGGGTCAAGGTCTTCCTGACCAATGGGGATCTTCTGAACCTGCAGGAGGGCATCGTGAGGAATGTGCCCATTTTGGGATTGCCTCTCTTCCAGCATGAAAGGCGGAACATGGAGTTGGCTGTGCGATTGGGAGTGGGACTGCCGCTGGAGGAGGGAAATGTGACGACCAACTCCCTAAACTGGGCAGTGGATAGACTGCTCAAGGAGTCACACTTCCAGTTGACGATTCGTGATGTGTCCCTGGAGTTCAGGGACCGTCCTCTTGGCGCCCTGGCCAGCGCTCTCTTCTGGGTGAACTACGTTGCCCGGCACAAGGGAGGAGCAGCTTTGAAGACCCGTGGAATCGGTATCTCCTCCTGCCATCTGCACTTGTTCGACCTCTTTGTGTTCTATGCCGGAATCGCTACTCTTGTTGTAACCTTGCTGGCGGCCCTAAGCTATGGGGGCTTTTATGTTTGGAATAAGAAGAACAATTCAAAGTTAACCAAAGTAAATTAA
- the LOC119550780 gene encoding UDP-glycosyltransferase UGT5 isoform X1: protein MCHTCSSDHRILDVFLRLYSREQSESQWNRWILLALFGLVLGQTSQAAKILVLFPHANEGHFAVMRTLVTELASREHIIEVYTGHGLGESLENVTETVIAEYPFWSELQKHAAPKGNLADLGRLPTENLRQSLASVGARALDHFLAQEPIQKLIKMSYLEFDFDVILVDYFYTEALLALGTLHQRPVVGIISTDFGNYMDAVQEALVPAACTPIDIERDLPQLGFSERLGNIRECIARRKGFIKDHYGGQEQLVVKYFKLQHSIPELQASQLSVLLLNSHVPLMTPKVSIQQIVPAGGLHIRGPKELPWNVKRFLDEARPGVIYVQLGNEQPCGQLAKDKLDTLFAFFSSRKEGIIWTCHDVKKLDGLPKNVMIQHAVPQIDILAHPRVKVFLTNGDLLNLQEGIVRNVPILGLPLFQHERRNMELAVRLGVGLPLEEGNVTTNSLNWAVDRLLKESHFQLTIRDVSLEFRDRPLGALASALFWVNYVARHKGGAALKTRGIGISSCHLHLFDLFVFYAGIATLVVTLLAALSYGGFYVWNKKNNSKLTKVN, encoded by the exons ATGTGCCACACATGTTCCAGTGACCACAGAATTCTGGACGTATTTCTTAGATTATATTCCCGAGAGCAATCA GAATCTCAATGGAATCGTTGGATCTTGCTGGCTCTTTTTGGTCTAGTGCTGGGTCAGACTTCTCAGGCAGCCAAGATCCTAGTCCTGTTTCCCCATGCCAATGAGGGTCACTTTGCGGTAATGCGAACTCTGGTGACGGAACTGGCCAGTCGAGAACACATA ATTGAAGTTTATACGGGTCATGGGTTGGGAGAATCCCTAGAAAATGTTACGGAAACGGTGATAGCTGAATATCCCTTTTGGAGCGAGT TGCAAAAACATGCGGCTCCCAAGGGAAACCTCGCAGATCTTGGTCGTCTACCCACTGAGAACCTTCGCCAGTCGTTGGCCAGCGTGGGAGCCCGTGCCCTGGATCACTTTCTCGCCCAAGAGCCCATCCAGAAATTGATTAAGATGTCCTACCTTGAGTTTGACTTTGATGTGATCCTAGTGGATTACTTCTACACAGAGGCTCTGTTGGCATTGGGGACACTTCATCAGAGGCCTGTTGTTGGGATCATTTCCACAGATTTTGGCAACTATATGGATGCTGTCCAGGAGGCACTGGTTCCCGCCGCCTGTACCCCCATCGATATTGAGCGGGATTTGCCCCAGTTGGGCTTCTCCGAGCGACTTGGAAATATCCGGGAATGTATTGCCCGCAGGAAGGGGTTCATCAAGGATCACTACGGCGGTCAGGAGCAACTGGTGGTCAAGTACTTTAAGCTGCAGCACTCCATCCCCGAACTGCAGGCCAGCCAGCTATCGGTGCTTCTGCTAAATAGTCATGTGCCCTTGATGACTCCCAAAGTTAGTATCCAGCAGATCGTTCCCGCTGGTGGTCTTCATATCCGGGGTCCTAAGGAGCTCCCCTGGAATGTGAAGCGCTTTCTGGACGAGGCGCGTCCTGGAGTTATTTACGTACAGCTGGGAAATGAACAGCCGTGTGGCCAGTTAGCCAAGGACAAACTGGATACCCTGTTTGCCTTCTTTTCCTCCCGAAAAGAGGGCATCATCTGGACCTGTCACGATGTGAAGAAGCTGGATGGTTTGCCTAAGAATGTGATGATCCAGCATGCAGTGCCGCAAATCGATATCCTGGCGCATCCAAGGGTCAAGGTCTTCCTGACCAATGGGGATCTTCTGAACCTGCAGGAGGGCATCGTGAGGAATGTGCCCATTTTGGGATTGCCTCTCTTCCAGCATGAAAGGCGGAACATGGAGTTGGCTGTGCGATTGGGAGTGGGACTGCCGCTGGAGGAGGGAAATGTGACGACCAACTCCCTAAACTGGGCAGTGGATAGACTGCTCAAGGAGTCACACTTCCAGTTGACGATTCGTGATGTGTCCCTGGAGTTCAGGGACCGTCCTCTTGGCGCCCTGGCCAGCGCTCTCTTCTGGGTGAACTACGTTGCCCGGCACAAGGGAGGAGCAGCTTTGAAGACCCGTGGAATCGGTATCTCCTCCTGCCATCTGCACTTGTTCGACCTCTTTGTGTTCTATGCCGGAATCGCTACTCTTGTTGTAACCTTGCTGGCGGCCCTAAGCTATGGGGGCTTTTATGTTTGGAATAAGAAGAACAATTCAAAGTTAACCAAAGTAAATTAA